In the genome of Massilibacillus massiliensis, one region contains:
- the gltA gene encoding NADPH-dependent glutamate synthase, whose product MSLSLKKHAMPEQDPKIRAKNFDEVTLGYSAETAIEEAKRCLTCKKPLCRQGCPVQIDIPAFISHIKEGKFEDALAEIKSVNSLPAVCGRVCPQEEQCEKHCILTKRGESVAIGRLERFVADFCMNNGEEIEPIVYAADAQQVAIIGSGPAGLAAAGDLAKMGYKVTIFEALHTAGGVLSYGIPEFRLPKDKIVKTEIDHLRKMGVKIEVNAVAGKLFTVDELMEEEGFSAVFIATGAGLPHFIGIPGENLNGVYAANEFLTRCNLMKAYKFPENATPIHVGKQVAVVGGGNVAMDAARTALRLGAEHVYIVYRRSEAELPARLEEVHHAKEEGIDFKLLNNPIAVIGDEQGWVKGLQCVRMELGEPDASGRRRPIEIEGSEFELSVDTVIVAIGQGPNPLVQSTTPGLETTQRGNIIADEETCETSKTGVFAGGDIVTGAATVILAMGAGKKAAVAIDQYLKAKRV is encoded by the coding sequence ATGTCACTCTCATTAAAAAAGCATGCAATGCCGGAACAAGATCCGAAAATACGAGCAAAAAATTTTGACGAAGTTACCTTAGGATATAGTGCTGAAACTGCAATTGAAGAAGCGAAACGTTGTCTGACTTGTAAAAAACCGCTTTGTCGGCAGGGATGCCCTGTACAAATTGATATTCCGGCATTTATCAGCCATATCAAAGAAGGTAAGTTTGAGGATGCTTTGGCTGAAATAAAAAGTGTAAATAGCTTACCGGCAGTATGTGGAAGAGTTTGTCCACAGGAAGAACAGTGTGAAAAACACTGTATTCTTACAAAACGTGGTGAATCTGTAGCAATTGGGCGATTAGAGCGTTTTGTTGCGGATTTTTGTATGAATAATGGGGAAGAAATTGAACCAATTGTATATGCAGCAGATGCACAGCAAGTAGCGATTATTGGCTCTGGTCCAGCAGGGCTTGCAGCAGCTGGGGATTTAGCTAAAATGGGGTATAAAGTCACTATTTTTGAAGCACTGCACACAGCGGGAGGTGTTTTATCTTACGGCATTCCCGAATTTAGGCTACCTAAAGATAAAATTGTAAAAACGGAGATTGACCATTTGCGCAAAATGGGTGTGAAAATTGAAGTAAATGCAGTAGCAGGGAAATTATTTACCGTGGATGAATTGATGGAGGAAGAAGGGTTTTCTGCTGTATTTATTGCAACAGGCGCTGGCCTTCCACATTTTATTGGAATACCTGGGGAAAATTTAAATGGTGTTTATGCTGCGAATGAATTTTTAACGCGTTGTAATTTAATGAAGGCTTATAAATTTCCTGAAAATGCTACGCCTATTCATGTTGGCAAACAAGTTGCCGTTGTAGGTGGAGGCAATGTAGCGATGGATGCAGCACGCACAGCGCTTCGTCTTGGCGCGGAGCATGTATATATCGTATATCGTCGCAGTGAGGCTGAATTGCCAGCGCGCTTGGAAGAGGTACATCATGCAAAAGAGGAAGGGATTGATTTTAAATTATTAAACAATCCGATTGCTGTTATAGGTGATGAACAAGGCTGGGTGAAGGGGCTACAATGTGTTCGCATGGAACTTGGTGAACCCGATGCATCTGGGCGTCGTCGGCCTATCGAAATTGAAGGTTCAGAATTTGAACTTTCTGTAGATACTGTTATTGTGGCGATTGGGCAAGGTCCGAATCCTTTGGTTCAGTCCACGACGCCTGGTCTTGAAACAACGCAGCGAGGTAATATAATTGCGGATGAAGAGACTTGTGAAACAAGTAAGACCGGTGTTTTTGCCGGAGGCGATATTGTGACGGGGGCGGCGACTGTTATTTTGGCTATGGGGGCAGGCAAGAAGGCCGCTGTTGCGATTGATCAGTATTTGAAAGCAAAGCGAGTGTAG
- a CDS encoding 3'-5' exonuclease, with the protein MNFVAIDFETANYKRNSACSVAVVEVKDGKIFDSYYALIKPPNLEFEYTNIQIHGITPNDVRDKPNFAQIWRDLKPCLQNKIVVAHNASFDMSVLKSCIQEYHLEPPKFHHFCTVHIAKKVWPELENHKLGTLGQYFHIDFHHHNALDDARTCAAVALLAGEKLNSANFAELAMKINLSAKSFKL; encoded by the coding sequence ATGAATTTTGTAGCAATAGATTTTGAGACAGCCAATTATAAGAGAAATAGTGCCTGCAGCGTGGCTGTAGTTGAAGTAAAGGACGGAAAAATATTTGATTCTTATTATGCATTGATTAAACCGCCTAATTTAGAATTTGAGTATACCAATATTCAAATTCATGGTATTACGCCCAATGATGTCAGAGACAAACCTAATTTTGCTCAAATTTGGCGAGATTTAAAGCCTTGTCTGCAAAATAAAATCGTTGTTGCGCATAATGCGAGCTTTGATATGAGTGTATTAAAAAGCTGTATTCAAGAGTATCATTTGGAACCGCCTAAATTTCATCATTTTTGTACCGTGCATATCGCAAAAAAAGTTTGGCCGGAACTTGAAAATCATAAATTAGGGACATTAGGACAATATTTTCATATTGATTTTCACCATCATAATGCGTTAGATGATGCGAGAACTTGTGCTGCTGTTGCTTTGTTGGCTGGAGAAAAATTAAACTCTGCGAATTTTGCAGAGCTAGCGATGAAAATAAATTTGTCAGCGAAAAGCTTTAAATTATAA
- a CDS encoding DUF523 domain-containing protein, giving the protein MILISACLLGHHTKYNGEANSHALLMQYNALGKFVAICPECLGKLPIPHPPAEIVGGNGQDVLLQKARVVNKINTDVTINFIRGAEKVLKIAEQYGIKTAILKERSPSCGVEQIYDGTFRGGKIAGQGVTTALLRKHGFRVYSEEEITKELLVQLLKEA; this is encoded by the coding sequence ATGATTTTGATTAGTGCATGTCTGTTAGGGCATCACACAAAATATAATGGTGAAGCAAACAGTCACGCATTGTTGATGCAATATAATGCTTTGGGGAAATTCGTCGCAATTTGTCCGGAATGTCTTGGCAAGCTGCCTATTCCGCATCCACCAGCAGAAATTGTAGGGGGAAATGGGCAAGATGTTCTGTTACAAAAGGCGAGAGTTGTAAATAAAATAAATACGGATGTTACAATAAATTTTATTCGTGGTGCGGAAAAAGTATTAAAAATAGCTGAGCAATATGGAATTAAAACAGCAATTTTAAAAGAACGCAGTCCTTCCTGCGGTGTTGAACAAATCTATGATGGAACTTTTCGTGGCGGAAAAATAGCCGGACAGGGTGTAACAACTGCATTACTTAGGAAGCATGGTTTTCGCGTGTATTCAGAGGAAGAAATTACGAAAGAATTATTGGTACAATTGCTAAAAGAGGCTTAA
- a CDS encoding UbiA-like polyprenyltransferase — MSKLTAHVHNMALHHSIFALPFAYMGAFLATDGIPSWHDFVWITIAMIGARSAAMALNNFIDLKYDKLHPRFTKRPMVTGEVKPWEAIALIVVSFIVFLVATLHLAPICVKVAPIAVLPFVIYPYTKRFTYCCHLVLGLALSMAPLGGWVAVKGEVSLPILFLGIAVGIWIAGFDVIYGCQDVEFDKQHGLNSMATKFTVEGALRIAKGMHLISIICFVMVGVLLQLKFVYYIGVMIAMLTLFYQHSIVSAKDLSRVTQVYFMRNGIVGIAIFLFTFVSLVL, encoded by the coding sequence TTGAGTAAGTTAACAGCACATGTTCATAATATGGCATTGCATCATTCCATTTTTGCTTTACCTTTTGCTTATATGGGAGCATTTTTAGCAACGGATGGAATTCCAAGCTGGCATGATTTTGTATGGATTACAATTGCTATGATTGGGGCACGCAGTGCTGCTATGGCATTAAATAATTTTATAGATTTAAAGTATGACAAACTTCATCCTAGATTTACAAAGCGTCCTATGGTAACTGGAGAAGTAAAACCATGGGAAGCAATTGCTTTGATTGTAGTTAGCTTTATTGTATTTTTGGTCGCAACATTACATTTAGCACCGATTTGTGTTAAAGTCGCACCTATTGCGGTTTTGCCGTTTGTTATTTATCCATATACAAAACGGTTTACGTATTGCTGCCATTTGGTGCTTGGATTAGCATTGTCAATGGCGCCTTTAGGGGGCTGGGTTGCAGTCAAGGGTGAAGTGTCTTTACCTATCTTGTTTTTAGGTATTGCAGTTGGCATCTGGATTGCTGGCTTTGATGTAATTTATGGTTGTCAGGATGTAGAGTTTGACAAGCAGCATGGATTAAATTCTATGGCGACGAAATTTACGGTAGAGGGAGCACTGCGAATTGCAAAGGGGATGCATCTAATTAGTATTATTTGCTTTGTGATGGTCGGTGTTCTTTTGCAGTTGAAATTTGTTTATTATATTGGCGTTATGATTGCAATGTTAACGCTTTTTTATCAGCATTCAATTGTAAGTGCAAAAGACTTGTCAAGAGTAACACAAGTTTATTTCATGCGTAATGGAATTGTGGGAATTGCCATTTTTTTATTTACCTTTGTAAGTCTCGTTCTATAA
- the folD gene encoding bifunctional methylenetetrahydrofolate dehydrogenase/methenyltetrahydrofolate cyclohydrolase FolD codes for MTAKILEGKVFAAEIKETVKKDVAKLQNEFGLIPGLAVVIVGENPASKVYVSNKHRSCGEVGIYSEVIEMPVNSTKTQLLEKIDQLNKSDKIHGILVQLPLPEHMHADEAEILNAIDPDKDVDGFHPVNVGKLATGQEHLVPCTPFGCIKMLELAGIDLEGKHAVIIGRSNIVGKPMLHLLLARNATVTVCHSRTKNLSTITKQADVLIVAIGKPNFVTADMVKPNAVVIDVGINRIAPKKLTGDVDFETVKEVAGYLTPVPGGVGLLTIAMLMHNTVKAARIQITKRCII; via the coding sequence ATGACAGCGAAGATATTAGAGGGCAAAGTGTTTGCTGCAGAAATAAAAGAAACTGTAAAGAAAGATGTTGCAAAACTGCAAAATGAATTCGGTCTAATACCGGGGTTAGCGGTAGTTATTGTTGGAGAAAATCCAGCATCTAAAGTCTATGTTTCGAATAAGCATCGTTCTTGTGGTGAAGTGGGAATTTATTCGGAAGTGATTGAAATGCCGGTGAATAGCACCAAAACACAGTTGTTGGAGAAAATAGATCAACTGAATAAAAGTGATAAAATTCATGGGATTTTAGTGCAATTGCCGCTTCCTGAACATATGCATGCTGACGAAGCAGAAATTCTAAACGCAATTGATCCTGATAAGGATGTAGATGGTTTTCATCCTGTTAATGTTGGGAAGTTAGCAACTGGGCAAGAGCATCTTGTACCTTGTACTCCTTTTGGCTGTATTAAGATGTTGGAGTTGGCTGGTATTGATCTGGAAGGAAAACATGCTGTAATTATTGGTCGGAGCAATATTGTTGGGAAGCCGATGCTTCATCTATTGTTAGCACGTAATGCTACAGTTACAGTGTGCCATTCTCGCACTAAAAATTTGTCTACTATTACGAAACAGGCAGATGTTTTGATTGTGGCAATTGGTAAGCCTAATTTTGTAACGGCTGATATGGTAAAGCCCAATGCAGTTGTAATTGACGTAGGAATTAATCGAATTGCTCCGAAAAAATTGACCGGGGATGTTGACTTTGAAACTGTAAAAGAAGTTGCCGGTTATCTTACACCGGTTCCTGGTGGCGTTGGATTGCTTACCATTGCGATGCTTATGCATAATACTGTAAAGGCTGCACGTATTCAAATCACCAAACGATGCATTATTTGA
- a CDS encoding sulfide/dihydroorotate dehydrogenase-like FAD/NAD-binding protein encodes MYKILKKKELSQGVLLFELEAARIAKKAEPGQFVIVRTDEEGERVPLTIADFDREKGTITIIFQEVGASTKQLGSFAEGDCILDLVGPLGKKTHIEKMGNIVCIGGGIGVAPIYPIARGMKQAGNHVISIMGARNEELLILEEEMNAVSDEVYITTDDGSRGHKGFVTDQLKMLIDSGMEISTVIAIGPVVMMRSVAETTRSYGIKTVVSLNPIMVDGTGMCGGCRVQVGDESKFACVDGPEFDAHKVDFAGLMARQRMYKRQEAEHICHCESQGKEQGGDCQCHSH; translated from the coding sequence ATGTATAAAATTCTTAAGAAAAAAGAATTGTCGCAGGGTGTATTACTTTTTGAATTAGAAGCAGCACGCATTGCGAAAAAAGCTGAGCCAGGTCAATTTGTTATTGTGCGCACGGATGAAGAAGGGGAAAGGGTACCTCTAACGATTGCAGACTTTGATCGTGAAAAAGGTACGATTACCATTATATTTCAAGAGGTTGGTGCTTCCACAAAACAACTTGGAAGTTTTGCCGAAGGGGATTGTATTTTAGATTTAGTTGGACCATTAGGAAAGAAAACGCATATAGAGAAAATGGGAAATATAGTTTGTATTGGCGGGGGCATTGGTGTGGCACCGATTTATCCGATTGCCCGCGGTATGAAACAAGCTGGAAATCATGTGATTTCAATTATGGGAGCGAGAAATGAAGAACTGCTGATTCTTGAAGAGGAAATGAATGCAGTAAGTGATGAAGTATATATTACGACAGATGATGGATCGAGAGGACATAAAGGGTTTGTAACCGATCAATTAAAAATGCTCATTGATTCTGGAATGGAGATAAGTACGGTTATTGCAATTGGCCCGGTTGTGATGATGCGTAGTGTTGCTGAAACAACGCGCTCTTACGGAATTAAGACCGTTGTGAGTCTAAATCCGATTATGGTCGATGGTACAGGCATGTGTGGTGGATGTCGGGTTCAAGTTGGTGATGAGAGTAAATTTGCTTGTGTTGACGGGCCGGAGTTTGATGCACATAAAGTAGATTTTGCTGGACTTATGGCGCGCCAACGTATGTATAAAAGACAGGAAGCAGAACATATCTGCCATTGTGAAAGCCAAGGAAAAGAACAAGGAGGTGACTGTCAATGTCACTCTCATTAA
- a CDS encoding valine--tRNA ligase — MEDKNIPTVYDPQSFEKKWYAFWEENKLFHEEVDYDKRPFSIVIPPPNVTGQLHMGHALDNTLQDIQIRWRRMQGYNTLWMPGTDHAGIATQIKVEEMLAKEKGISRYDLGREQFIEKVWEWKHQYGSRITKQLRSLGASCDWERERFTLDEGCSKAVREVFVSLYEKGLIYQGHRITNWCPRCNTALSDIEVEHEDGEGHLYHLRYQIEGTEEYIQIATTRPETMLGDTGVAVHPDDVRYTHLVGKNLILPIVNRKIPVFADSYVDPSFGTGAVKVTPAHDPNDFEMGQRHNLEQIIVLNTDATMADNTGKYKGMDRYVCRKQIIADLKDLGNLVKIEAHAHAVGHCHRCNTVIEPMVSKQWFVKMESLAKPAMEAVQSGKIQFVPERFTKIYMNWLEGIRDWCISRQLWWGHRIPAWYCEDCGETVVSREDVHACPKCGKIMRQDEDVLDTWFSSGLWPFSTMGWPEETEEFKQFYPTSVLVTGYDIIFFWVARMIMMGLEFGKDIPFKHVFIHGLVRDSQGRKMSKSLGNGIDPLEVIEKYGADTLRFMLITGNTPGNDMRFYWERVESTRNFANKLWNASRFVLMNLEGFDRTFKPSQADYTLADQWILSRYSKTVEEVTNNLEKFELGEAGRALYEFIWNEFCDWYIEMVKARLYNKDAVAKRKTAQYVLCYVLENTLKLLHPFMPYITEEIWQHIPHEGKSIMVAAWPTALQDITLRAEVEQEMSTIMEIIKAVRNMRAEVNVAPGKKSEVVLHFASKELQDIVETNAEYLRVLAAAEPVRILEKEVEKPDNAMAAVVDGVEIYLPLKGLIDVEKETARLNKELTVLEKELARVSGKLANAGFVAKAPKEVIEKEKEKQKSFEDKRTAINERLAYLASL; from the coding sequence ATGGAAGACAAAAATATTCCGACTGTGTATGACCCACAGTCATTTGAAAAAAAATGGTATGCGTTTTGGGAAGAAAATAAACTGTTTCATGAAGAAGTAGATTATGATAAAAGACCGTTTAGTATAGTTATACCGCCACCAAATGTGACAGGACAATTACATATGGGGCATGCACTTGATAATACATTGCAAGATATTCAGATTCGCTGGCGCAGGATGCAAGGATATAATACTTTATGGATGCCTGGTACTGATCATGCGGGAATCGCTACACAAATTAAAGTAGAAGAAATGTTAGCTAAAGAAAAAGGGATATCACGTTATGATTTAGGGCGTGAGCAATTTATTGAAAAAGTTTGGGAATGGAAGCATCAATATGGAAGTAGAATTACGAAACAGTTGAGAAGTTTAGGCGCTTCATGTGATTGGGAGCGTGAACGGTTTACCTTAGATGAAGGTTGTTCAAAAGCGGTGCGTGAAGTTTTTGTGAGTCTTTATGAAAAAGGTTTAATTTATCAGGGGCATCGTATTACGAATTGGTGTCCTCGCTGCAATACAGCATTAAGTGATATTGAAGTGGAACATGAAGATGGCGAGGGGCATTTATATCATCTGCGTTACCAGATTGAAGGTACAGAGGAGTATATCCAAATCGCGACCACTCGTCCTGAAACAATGCTCGGTGATACGGGGGTTGCTGTACATCCCGATGATGTACGTTATACGCATTTAGTTGGTAAGAATTTGATTTTACCAATTGTGAATAGAAAAATACCGGTATTTGCGGATTCATATGTCGATCCAAGTTTTGGTACAGGAGCGGTAAAAGTAACACCTGCTCATGATCCCAATGATTTTGAAATGGGACAGCGGCATAATTTAGAACAGATTATCGTATTAAATACGGATGCAACGATGGCAGATAACACAGGAAAATATAAAGGGATGGATCGTTATGTATGCCGTAAGCAGATTATTGCGGATCTAAAAGATCTTGGAAATTTAGTTAAAATTGAAGCACATGCGCATGCTGTTGGACATTGTCACCGCTGTAATACGGTCATTGAGCCTATGGTGTCTAAACAATGGTTTGTAAAAATGGAATCACTTGCGAAACCTGCTATGGAGGCAGTGCAATCTGGAAAAATTCAGTTTGTTCCAGAGCGTTTTACAAAAATTTATATGAATTGGCTTGAAGGTATTCGTGATTGGTGCATCTCTAGACAACTTTGGTGGGGGCATCGTATTCCTGCATGGTATTGTGAGGACTGTGGAGAAACTGTAGTTTCTCGAGAAGATGTACATGCTTGTCCAAAATGCGGAAAAATCATGCGACAAGATGAAGATGTTCTTGATACTTGGTTTAGTTCAGGATTATGGCCTTTTTCGACAATGGGGTGGCCGGAAGAAACAGAGGAATTTAAGCAGTTTTATCCAACGAGCGTTTTAGTAACGGGCTATGATATTATATTCTTCTGGGTCGCTAGAATGATTATGATGGGATTAGAATTTGGCAAGGATATACCGTTTAAACATGTATTTATTCATGGGTTAGTTCGCGATTCTCAAGGACGGAAGATGAGCAAATCTCTGGGAAATGGAATTGATCCATTAGAGGTTATTGAGAAATATGGTGCAGATACGTTGCGCTTCATGCTGATTACTGGCAATACACCAGGGAATGATATGCGTTTTTATTGGGAGCGTGTAGAATCTACGAGAAACTTTGCGAATAAATTATGGAATGCTTCAAGATTTGTATTGATGAATTTAGAAGGGTTTGATCGAACTTTTAAACCAAGTCAGGCAGATTATACGCTTGCTGATCAATGGATTCTCAGTCGTTATAGCAAAACTGTGGAGGAAGTAACCAATAATTTAGAGAAATTTGAGCTTGGTGAAGCTGGACGAGCGCTGTATGAGTTTATTTGGAATGAGTTTTGTGATTGGTATATTGAAATGGTGAAAGCCCGGCTATATAATAAAGATGCGGTCGCTAAGCGGAAAACAGCGCAGTATGTTCTTTGTTATGTCTTGGAAAATACATTAAAATTATTGCATCCATTTATGCCTTATATTACAGAGGAAATTTGGCAGCATATTCCACATGAAGGAAAAAGTATTATGGTTGCAGCTTGGCCTACTGCGCTGCAGGATATTACATTGAGAGCAGAAGTGGAACAAGAGATGTCTACAATCATGGAAATTATCAAGGCGGTTCGTAATATGCGCGCGGAAGTGAATGTTGCGCCTGGTAAGAAAAGTGAAGTTGTTCTTCATTTTGCATCGAAAGAGCTGCAAGACATTGTAGAAACCAATGCCGAGTATTTAAGGGTATTGGCAGCAGCGGAGCCAGTTCGTATCCTTGAAAAAGAAGTAGAAAAGCCGGATAATGCGATGGCTGCTGTGGTAGATGGTGTGGAAATTTACTTGCCGTTAAAAGGTTTAATTGACGTAGAAAAAGAAACAGCACGGTTGAATAAGGAATTAACAGTTCTGGAAAAAGAATTAGCGCGCGTAAGTGGAAAGTTAGCGAATGCAGGTTTTGTTGCGAAAGCACCAAAAGAGGTTATTGAAAAAGAGAAAGAAAAACAAAAAAGTTTTGAAGATAAGCGTACTGCGATTAATGAACGACTAGCATATTTGGCTAGTTTATAA
- a CDS encoding formate--tetrahydrofolate ligase: protein MKSDVEIAQEAVIQPIVEIAEQLDIPEEELELYGRYKTKVSLHTWERIKNNKNGKLILVSAINPTSAGEGKTTTSVGLGDALRKIGKKSIVTLREPSLGPCFGMKGGAAGGGYAQVVPMEDINLHFTGDFHAITSAHNLLAAVIDNHLQQGNALQIDSRRITWRRVVDLNDRALRNIVCGMGGKAHGIPRETGFDITVASEMMAILCLAKDLDDMKERIGKIIVAYTYDGKPVRAQALNVTGALTLLFKDAIKPNLVQTLEGTPAFVHGGPFANIAHGCNSIMATKFALKLADVVVTEAGFGADLGAEKFLDIKCRFAGIKPDAVVLVATVRALKMHGGMAKNDLANVNMQALEDGLTNLTKHIENMQKFGLPTVVAINAFPTDTEEELTFVEKSCNAMGVEVAISEVWAKGGNGGIDLAKKAIAAAEKENNFKFLYDIQATIEEKIAAIAREIYGADGVNYTPTAKKMIKELTEFGLTDMPVCMAKTQYSFTDDQTKIGRPTNFKITVREIKIAAGAGFIIAMTGNILTMPGLPKVPAAERMDITNDGKITGLF, encoded by the coding sequence ATGAAAAGTGATGTAGAAATTGCACAAGAAGCAGTTATTCAACCAATCGTAGAAATTGCAGAACAACTTGACATTCCAGAGGAAGAGTTGGAATTGTATGGTCGTTATAAAACCAAAGTTTCTTTGCATACTTGGGAGAGAATTAAAAATAATAAAAATGGTAAATTGATTTTAGTAAGTGCGATTAATCCCACTTCTGCTGGAGAAGGAAAAACTACGACAAGTGTCGGGTTAGGGGATGCACTTCGTAAAATTGGTAAAAAATCTATTGTTACATTACGAGAACCTTCGCTTGGACCTTGTTTTGGAATGAAAGGTGGTGCAGCGGGCGGCGGTTATGCGCAGGTTGTTCCAATGGAAGATATCAATCTTCATTTTACCGGGGATTTCCATGCAATTACGTCTGCACATAATTTACTCGCAGCTGTCATAGACAATCATCTTCAGCAGGGAAATGCATTGCAGATTGACAGTCGCCGCATCACTTGGCGCCGTGTTGTTGATTTAAATGATCGTGCATTGCGTAATATTGTATGCGGTATGGGCGGAAAGGCACATGGAATTCCTCGCGAGACAGGATTTGATATTACGGTAGCATCAGAAATGATGGCAATTCTTTGCTTGGCAAAAGATTTGGATGATATGAAGGAACGAATTGGCAAAATTATTGTTGCTTATACATATGATGGAAAGCCTGTTCGAGCACAAGCATTAAATGTAACTGGTGCATTGACCTTATTATTTAAAGATGCAATTAAGCCAAATCTAGTGCAGACTTTAGAGGGAACTCCAGCATTTGTACATGGCGGACCTTTTGCGAATATTGCACATGGATGCAACAGTATTATGGCTACAAAATTTGCGTTGAAATTAGCGGATGTAGTAGTTACAGAAGCTGGCTTTGGCGCTGATCTCGGTGCTGAAAAATTTTTGGATATAAAATGTAGATTTGCTGGTATAAAACCAGATGCCGTAGTGCTCGTAGCAACTGTTCGTGCTTTAAAAATGCACGGTGGTATGGCAAAGAATGATCTTGCAAATGTGAATATGCAAGCCTTAGAAGATGGACTTACAAATTTAACAAAACATATTGAGAATATGCAAAAATTTGGTTTGCCAACGGTGGTAGCAATTAATGCATTTCCAACGGATACGGAAGAAGAACTGACTTTTGTTGAAAAGAGTTGCAATGCGATGGGCGTTGAAGTTGCAATTTCAGAAGTATGGGCAAAAGGCGGGAATGGCGGTATTGATTTGGCGAAGAAAGCAATTGCCGCTGCTGAAAAAGAAAATAATTTTAAATTTTTATATGATATACAGGCAACCATTGAAGAAAAAATTGCTGCGATAGCCCGGGAAATATATGGAGCGGATGGTGTTAACTATACGCCGACAGCAAAGAAAATGATCAAAGAATTAACCGAATTTGGTTTAACCGATATGCCGGTTTGTATGGCAAAAACGCAATATTCGTTTACGGATGATCAGACAAAGATTGGTCGTCCAACGAACTTTAAAATCACGGTGCGTGAAATTAAAATAGCTGCTGGAGCCGGGTTTATCATTGCAATGACCGGTAATATATTGACCATGCCGGGGCTGCCTAAAGTACCAGCTGCTGAGCGAATGGACATTACCAATGATGGGAAAATTACAGGATTGTTTTAA
- a CDS encoding methylenetetrahydrofolate reductase, which yields MARVSVELVPRDEQAIHEELMLLKDNFDCIDVINVPELLRYDIRSWEGAKIAKKFYHSAMPHIRAIDIDLDKPLPMADFLLENNMQEVLVVTGDPPQDMGRKIYPTVSTDVIRKFRDELPHIKIYAGIDQYRSSLRQEEYNIKRKVQAGASGFFTQPFFDLRYMEIYAEMLEGKEVYWGVSPVMSERSVNYWETKNNVIFPKDFKPTLEWNIAFAQSAMQFVKKNQTNIYFMPIKTNLLPYLKGAFSK from the coding sequence ATGGCTAGAGTTTCTGTTGAATTAGTGCCACGGGATGAACAAGCGATACATGAGGAATTAATGTTGTTGAAAGATAATTTTGACTGCATTGATGTCATTAATGTACCAGAACTGCTACGATATGATATTCGAAGCTGGGAAGGTGCAAAAATTGCAAAAAAATTCTATCATAGTGCGATGCCTCATATCAGAGCGATTGATATTGATTTGGATAAACCTTTGCCAATGGCAGATTTTTTGCTCGAAAATAATATGCAGGAAGTTCTTGTTGTTACAGGTGATCCACCGCAGGATATGGGACGCAAAATATATCCCACAGTAAGTACGGACGTAATTCGCAAATTTCGTGATGAATTGCCGCATATCAAGATTTATGCTGGGATTGATCAATATCGAAGCAGTTTACGCCAAGAAGAATACAATATAAAACGAAAAGTGCAGGCCGGCGCTTCGGGATTTTTTACGCAACCTTTTTTTGATCTGCGCTATATGGAAATTTATGCGGAAATGCTTGAAGGAAAAGAAGTATATTGGGGTGTATCACCAGTGATGTCTGAGCGGTCAGTGAATTATTGGGAAACAAAGAATAATGTAATTTTCCCAAAAGATTTTAAACCGACTTTGGAATGGAATATTGCGTTCGCGCAAAGTGCGATGCAGTTTGTTAAGAAGAATCAAACAAATATTTATTTTATGCCAATAAAAACGAATCTATTGCCGTATTTAAAGGGTGCATTTAGTAAATAA
- a CDS encoding aminoglycoside phosphotransferase: MHASKEIHAETRKKIQERIKLLREQLEKDHNDLEFETHLHMIRDLERLLK; this comes from the coding sequence ATGCATGCATCAAAAGAAATCCATGCAGAAACCAGAAAAAAAATACAAGAGAGGATTAAATTATTACGAGAACAATTGGAAAAAGATCATAATGATTTGGAATTTGAAACGCATTTACATATGATTCGAGATTTAGAAAGACTGTTAAAATAG